Within the Phycodurus eques isolate BA_2022a chromosome 15, UOR_Pequ_1.1, whole genome shotgun sequence genome, the region GGaaccttaaaaatacacacaagaatgcacactggcgagaaaccttttgcctgcccagattgtggtaaaagattctctcgtAAGGAACAGCTTAAgaaacacaagtgtgctggtgagaataACAGTGATCAATGAagatttaataatttatttaataaatttttGAGATATTTAAGAATGAAGGCAATTACTCTTACTCTGATTTTAAATAGCCTACACTCTTGTCCTCTTGGCTCCTGTGGACAAGTGTTGAGAATTTACACTAAATAACTAAAAGCAATATATCGAGAatgttcaattttatttttttatgtccatATCAAGTGAATGATTGGTTGAAATAGACTTTGAATAAACTATAACTCTATAATGGAAAAGTGTTAATCTAATTCTGAATAAAGTACAGCTCTTTAAACAGTGATAGTACCTCAATTAACttaactttccccattgaaatgtcacgaattccccccccccccccaaacgcCATATTTGTTGTTATGTGTTGttgatgaggaaaaatagcactatattGTATAATGATATAAAGAAGATGTAAGGAAATAAATGTATGAAATTCCTCACATGAAAGGGAATTGCAGTGCCTGaataattaaattttatttttggggggacgggggacggggggggggttAATAGACCAGAAAAATAGACCAAGCGACTGTGGTGCTCGCTTTATAAAACACGCAGTCACAAAGCACACGTCTGACACGTCCACATGCCGAATTGAGCCAGATATGTCCGAGATAGGATAGACAAGGCCGCACACGTGACATCGTCCCGACCAAACTGAACAGATTGTAGCGGATGGTCCCGCAGTATTGCAGTTTGGGTTCAATAAAGGCCCGGATTTGTGGATCTGAGAAGTCCTGCAGGCGAATGAGGAACAAGGAGCTCACAGATGTACACGCTTGGTATGCCTCTCTCTTCACGAAAGAAAAGCCCACattggtcacagaaataactggAATCTGACTaaagtaacaataaataaatatgtactgAAAATTGACCGATATATTGCTTTTGAATAGTGGTTCAACGGAATTATTTTAAAgaacaaactcatgaaacaggcctggacaaaaatggtgGTATCCCATGAAAAGATTGAAAACTATTTGTTCCTCTAATTAGCGtcacaggtgtcttcaaacttgtaatcagtcagtcgGCCTAGTTACAGGgtcgtaggcgcagaatggcagccatgctTCTTTTCTGTTGGGTgttggactttttaaaaaagttttaaagaTTGTTTTCTTCAGAAGtcagtcatataaaaaaaaaaaaaacatcgtaaATATCAAGTTAAAATGCATTTCACTGTGAAAGTTTATTAATTGAGTTGCTTTCATCATCAAACCGTCTGAgactgtaaaaatgtaaaatggtttattCCACCTGACTCATTCGAAGTATTTCCAAGTACAAGTAGTTCCAATTTATGATGCAAATTATACTCTTCTGAGGTTTTCCCAAATAGTTCAAGTCATCAATTGTCAAAGTTCAAATGTTCTTGAACAATCCTCAGATTGATaacacttgcttttttttttttgaagtcaaaaaataaaataactgaaCTGTTCCAAATTATTGGGCACAAGAGTTTCAAGACATTGGACAGGTTTTCAAGAattgaaaataatcatttattgaaTTTGCAGCATGGGGATGGGTTGGAGGGTCATATATAAGTAAGCAATTCCACTGTCGACCACTAGATGGAAGCACACTATTTGGTTTGACACGGTGTAAATTGGActcgagcagcagcagcagtacaCTTTATTATGGAATCAGATTAGTGCCGAAAAGAGTTACGCCAAATTTGTATTGTCACAATTCTCcccaatcttgtttttttttttttttttgcgcctacaCAAATCAAAAGCTTCTTTCGGttcattttataatttacatctTTGGCCACGATTATTGTATATCGCTAGatgatacattttgttttgtttaggcAAAAACGGGattttattctctctctctctctctctgaaaaTCTGTAACCCGCGTGATTATTGTTTTTCCAATTGGCGTTTTATCCCTCTCTCTGCCTTTCCACCGTCATACTGAAGATGATATAAAATGATATAAAACAACGCGATATTTCAAGAGCTGCCTTGCATCTACAGGCATTGATCCCTTCTTTTTAGGGAAGTCCTTCACCTAACATGTTCCATATACGGATGCGTTAACCCTTACCTTTATCTTGCCTGTTAAAATGATGTTATCGTTCAAATCAAAGGTAATTCCGACCTGGGATTCCGTTCAAATAGTTCACAAGGTCCTCAGTTAACGACAGAGTGCCGCTCCTTTATAATTAACTCATTAATTGTTAAGTTAATAGTTAGTGCGCACTAACACAGTAGTcgtcacaattacagtaaatacagtatttgtacgagcgggggaaaaaaacggaatataAATCAACTGGAAAAACAGTAAATTGTCTGTCGCTACTGTCGTAAGCCAAGGACCCCTTGTACAGTTTTACATTAATTTGATAAATTCCTGACCCACCCGTTGAGCATTCCTGCTCTAAAgaatttatttctgaaatgaGACTGAAATGTTTTGCCTGAAAACGCACAAAACGCAGACCAAATATATCGCATTTAACGTGAGAGCGACTGATGTATTTTGTCCTAGTGGTTTGACCGTAGCGAGCGAGCtatcaaaatggccgacttaCGGCGCATGCGCAGTGCATATCGCGCAGACGTCGCCGGTGCCTTGACAAGTCTCACAAAAAGAAATGGTACGAATTGGCACTGAATGCGCTGAATCCTTTATTGGAGCAAAACATCAACCCGGAAGTCTTTGTGTCCGGTTCAACTCGTTTTCGGTGCACGTTGAAGCCTTCTCGGCCTTGCTTAGCTTATcttagcctagcctagcctagcctagcctagcctagcttaGCCGCTGACAAAGGAGACGCCTTTGCGATCAGATCAGATCGTCGCACGGCGGAATTCAAGTGTGAGCGCAAAGTCTtgtgaaaaatgtttgcaaGGACGACAGCAAAGTACGAGGAGGAGCTTTGTGGAAGGCAAGACGAGAACGAGCGGCGACCAGCTTTCAAGAATCCTCGAGGTTTGTTCACTTCTTCGCTCTCGGCCAATACTTTCTAGTTGCACAACATTCCTGCGTTTTGATTTCGAATGGCGTCCTCAACCGGGCACGGTATGAAATCAGGTTTCATATAAACATGATGTGGGCGCATTTCTGCATTTCGACTTTTGGTCTGAAAGCGTTGTGGCTATCGCTTACtgggctccccccccccccccccccccccccccgcctcttAAAGAATAGTTTACTGACCATTTGGTCACACCAGGTGAAATAACTCTGCAATACCATAAAAATATTTCTGTCACTCCCCACACGCTGTAAACACATTCGACCATGTTAACCATGTTTTCCTTGTCCTGCAGACGTCAGCGAGAATTGTCTTCGTTCCGAGCCGCAGGAGCCAGAGTCTCCCGACATTAAAGAGGAGCAGCCGCAACCTCCCCAAATGAAAAACGAGGAGTTAGACTCCTCATACATTAAAGACGAGGAGGATATCGCAGAGTTTCCATTGACTACGGACcttttgaagagtgaagatgaaggtcaatATGAGGAGAACGGAGGGGCGGAGCCTCCGAGCCGCAGCTCCAGTCAACAACTGACAACAAATTGTGATCGTGagcactgtggaggatcacaaacaGACAGCCTCTTCGCTCCAATATCAGATAGTGACAACATGGCGTCAAACTCTCCGGACactgatgatgaggaggaggaggaggaggaggaggaggaggaggagtctgACGGTGATATGACATTTCAAACTGAGAAAAAACGCTGGAAATGTTCAGTGTGTGGGGAAACCTTTGTCTACAAGTGTATTTTGAAAAGGCACATGATAcagcacactggagagaaaccttttgcctgttcagAATGCGCTAAAACATTCTCACATAAGGGACACTTAAATACACACataagaacccacactggagagaaaccttatGCCTGCTCAGAATGCGATAAAACATTCTCTTGTAAGGGACACTTAAGAACGCACACGAAAACACATATTGGTGAGagaccttttgtctgctcaatttgtggccaaagattctctcgaaAGGAAAACTTAAAAACGCACACCGTAacacacactggcgagaaagcttttgtctgctcagtttgcggtcaacgATTCGCGAGAAAGGAaaccttaaaaacacacaccagcacacacacgggagagaaacctttAGTCTGCTCAGTGTGTGGGCAAAGATTCTCTACGaaggaatatttaaaaatacacacaagagcccacactggcgagaaaccttttgtctgctcagtttgtggtcaaagattctctcaaaaGGTGAATTTAAGAACACACagaagaacgcacactggtgagaagccttttgcctgctcagtttgcggtcaaagattctcaaGAAAGGAaaccttaaaaacacacactagaacacacactggcgagaaaccttttgcctgctcaattTGCGGTCAAAGGTTCTCGGTAaaggaatatttaaaaaaacacacaagaggccacactggtgagaaaccttttgcctgctcaattTGCGGTCAAAGGTTCTCTAGAAAGGAAAACTTAAAGACACACACtggaacacacactggtgagaaaccttttgcctgctcagactgcggtaaaagattcactcGACAGCACACTTTAAACACGCACACAAGAACCAACACTGGTGAGAAGCATTTTGcgtgctcagtttgtggtcaaagtttCTCTTGTAAGGATGGGCTTAAAagacacaagtgtgctggtgagaataGCGCTAATCCATAAagatttaaatgaaatgttgaTGTTTAATATTGAAGGTAATTACTGCGATACTTTAAATCGTCAACATGCTTGTTTTCTTTCTACTTCTATTTCGTCTCGCTTGTTCTATTTACCGTCTGAATAGCC harbors:
- the LOC133413386 gene encoding gastrula zinc finger protein XlCGF57.1-like; protein product: MFARTTAKYEEELCGRQDENERRPAFKNPRDVSENCLRSEPQEPESPDIKEEQPQPPQMKNEELDSSYIKDEEDIAEFPLTTDLLKSEDEGQYEENGGAEPPSRSSSQQLTTNCDREHCGGSQTDSLFAPISDSDNMASNSPDTDDEEEEEEEEEEEESDGDMTFQTEKKRWKCSVCGETFVYKCILKRHMIQHTGEKPFACSECAKTFSHKGHLNTHIRTHTGEKPYACSECDKTFSCKGHLRTHTKTHIGERPFVCSICGQRFSRKENLKTHTVTHTGEKAFVCSVCGQRFARKETLKTHTSTHTGEKPLVCSVCGQRFSTKEYLKIHTRAHTGEKPFVCSVCGQRFSQKVNLRTHRRTHTGEKPFACSVCGQRFSRKETLKTHTRTHTGEKPFACSICGQRFSVKEYLKKHTRGHTGEKPFACSICGQRFSRKENLKTHTGTHTGEKPFACSDCGKRFTRQHTLNTHTRTNTGEKHFACSVCGQSFSCKDGLKRHKCAGENSANP